A stretch of the Sphingomonas sp. CL5.1 genome encodes the following:
- a CDS encoding VOC family protein: MTLRPFHLAFPVHDLAATRAFYGDVLGCREGRSSERWIDFDFGGHQIVAHLDDSLRAPEASNPVDGHDVPVPHFGVVLTMTDWRALAARLEAAGVAFGIAPHIRFAGQPGEQATMFFRDPSGNALEFKAFADDAMLFATGREEIAA, from the coding sequence ATGACACTACGCCCGTTTCATCTCGCCTTTCCCGTCCACGATCTTGCCGCCACGCGCGCCTTCTACGGCGACGTGCTCGGCTGCCGCGAGGGGCGGTCGAGCGAGCGCTGGATCGATTTCGACTTCGGCGGCCATCAGATCGTCGCCCATCTCGACGATTCGCTGCGCGCACCGGAGGCGTCGAACCCGGTCGACGGGCATGACGTGCCGGTGCCGCATTTCGGCGTCGTGCTGACGATGACGGACTGGCGCGCGCTTGCCGCGCGGCTGGAGGCGGCGGGCGTCGCGTTCGGCATCGCGCCGCATATCCGCTTCGCCGGCCAGCCCGGCGAGCAGGCGACGATGTTCTTTCGCGATCCTTCCGGCAACGCGCTGGAGTTCAAGGCGTTTGCCGATGACGCGATGCTGTTCGCGACCGGCAGGGAGGAGATCGCAGCATGA
- a CDS encoding polyhydroxyalkanoic acid system family protein, whose translation MTAPIEVDVPHRLGKTAARERISNGFGKLADFVPGGAITEHRWEGDSLHFTVEGLGQRVSARMDVSDANVHCTFTLPAFLSMFSDRIRAKLEREAPKLLE comes from the coding sequence ATGACTGCCCCGATCGAAGTGGATGTGCCGCACCGGCTGGGCAAGACGGCGGCGCGGGAGCGTATCTCGAACGGCTTCGGCAAGCTCGCCGATTTCGTGCCCGGCGGCGCGATCACCGAGCATCGCTGGGAAGGCGACTCGCTGCACTTCACGGTGGAGGGGCTGGGGCAGCGCGTCTCGGCGCGGATGGACGTCAGCGACGCCAACGTCCATTGCACCTTCACGCTGCCCGCCTTCCTGTCGATGTTCTCCGACCGTATCCGCGCCAAGCTGGAGCGCGAGGCGCCGAAATTGCTCGAATAG
- a CDS encoding sorbosone dehydrogenase family protein, with protein MRRHILIVSGLVVLAAIAIIAWIAWPDTARLDIARVEGQRPEITDPRAQWIPTMNVAKAVGWQGDAKPVAAAGLTVAAYATGLEHPRWLYRLPNGDVLVAESNSPPREAGGIANKVMGFLMGRAGAGVPSANRITLLRDANGDGVPEVKTVFMTGLNSPSGMALFDGQLYIANTDALVRVPYTEGMTKVTARPELVIKLRGGGNHWARNVIPAEDGKTLYVSVGSSTNIADNGLAAERYRANILQVWPKEKTYRIYAAGLRNPNGMALEPHSHELWTVVNERDMIGSDLAPDYLTAVEMGDHFGWPWYYWGGYPDRRVEPGNAPLQQYSKRPDYALGPHVAALGLTFAEDARLGPEFANGAFIGEHGSWNRKPLSGYKVVFVPFGDTGWPVKDAKPIDVLTGFLNKDGEAQGRPVGVIIDRTGALLVADDVGNRVWRVSAK; from the coding sequence ATGCGCAGACATATCCTCATCGTATCGGGCCTCGTCGTGCTGGCGGCGATCGCCATCATCGCGTGGATCGCCTGGCCGGACACCGCCCGGCTCGACATCGCCAGGGTCGAGGGCCAGCGCCCCGAGATCACCGATCCTCGCGCCCAGTGGATTCCCACGATGAACGTGGCGAAGGCGGTAGGCTGGCAGGGCGACGCGAAGCCGGTCGCGGCGGCGGGGCTGACCGTCGCCGCCTATGCCACCGGGCTGGAGCATCCGCGCTGGCTCTATCGCCTGCCCAACGGCGACGTGCTCGTCGCGGAGAGCAATTCGCCGCCGCGCGAGGCCGGCGGCATCGCCAACAAGGTGATGGGCTTCCTGATGGGTCGTGCCGGCGCGGGCGTCCCTTCCGCCAACCGCATCACCCTGCTGCGCGACGCGAACGGCGACGGCGTGCCGGAGGTAAAGACGGTGTTCATGACCGGGCTGAACTCGCCGTCCGGCATGGCGCTGTTCGACGGCCAGCTCTACATCGCGAACACCGATGCGCTGGTCCGCGTGCCCTATACCGAGGGCATGACCAAGGTGACCGCCAGGCCGGAACTGGTGATCAAGCTGCGCGGTGGCGGCAATCACTGGGCGCGCAACGTCATCCCGGCGGAGGACGGCAAGACCCTGTACGTCTCGGTCGGTTCGTCCACGAACATCGCCGACAACGGGCTGGCGGCGGAGCGCTATCGCGCCAACATCCTCCAGGTATGGCCGAAGGAGAAGACGTACCGCATCTACGCGGCTGGGCTGCGTAACCCCAACGGCATGGCGCTGGAGCCGCACAGCCACGAGCTTTGGACCGTCGTCAACGAGCGCGACATGATCGGCTCCGATCTTGCGCCGGATTATCTGACGGCGGTGGAGATGGGCGACCATTTCGGCTGGCCGTGGTATTATTGGGGCGGCTATCCTGACCGGCGGGTCGAGCCGGGCAATGCCCCGCTCCAGCAATATTCCAAGCGGCCGGACTATGCGCTCGGCCCGCACGTCGCGGCGCTGGGGCTGACCTTCGCCGAGGACGCCAGGCTCGGGCCGGAATTCGCCAACGGCGCGTTCATCGGCGAGCATGGCTCGTGGAACCGCAAGCCGCTGTCCGGCTACAAGGTGGTGTTCGTGCCGTTCGGCGATACCGGCTGGCCCGTCAAGGACGCGAAACCGATCGACGTGCTGACCGGATTCCTGAACAAGGATGGCGAGGCGCAGGGCCGCCCGGTCGGGGTCATCATCGACAGGACCGGCGCGCTGCTGGTGGCGGACGATGTGGGCAACCGCGTCTGGCGGGTGAGCGCGAAATAA
- a CDS encoding hemolysin family protein, with protein MPSARTDLPEDRSSAGNGDSHESGIWRGLRNLIFGDGQEDTLRDQLEDAIDRHEDDPGPDAKGDLTLLERQMVRNLLHFGERDAGDVGVPRADIIAVEERTGFDDLVRVFAEAGVSRLPVYREKLDTIIGMVHLKDVFAILAADDARPAGIAGLIRQPLFVPMSRGALDLLADMRQTRVHLAIVLDEYSGTEGLVTIEDLIEEIVGEIEDEHDEAPQALLVPLDGGAWEADARVELEDIGEAVDPRLGDAESDVDTIGGLTAVLAGRVPEPGACILHPSGWRIEVVDADERRVNRVRLHPPRPAPEDAQG; from the coding sequence ATGCCATCCGCGAGGACTGACTTGCCCGAGGACCGAAGTAGCGCCGGCAACGGCGATTCCCATGAAAGCGGCATCTGGCGCGGCCTGCGCAACCTGATCTTCGGCGACGGCCAGGAAGATACGCTGCGCGACCAGCTCGAGGACGCGATCGACCGCCACGAGGATGATCCCGGCCCCGATGCCAAGGGTGATCTGACGCTGCTGGAGCGGCAGATGGTGCGCAACCTGCTCCATTTCGGCGAGCGCGATGCCGGCGACGTCGGCGTGCCGCGCGCGGATATCATCGCGGTGGAGGAGCGGACCGGCTTCGACGATCTCGTCCGCGTCTTCGCGGAGGCGGGGGTCAGCCGACTGCCGGTCTATCGCGAGAAACTCGATACGATCATCGGCATGGTCCATCTGAAGGACGTGTTCGCGATCCTCGCCGCCGACGATGCACGTCCGGCTGGCATCGCCGGGCTGATCCGCCAGCCGCTGTTCGTCCCCATGTCGCGCGGCGCACTCGATCTGCTCGCCGACATGCGCCAGACGCGCGTGCATCTCGCCATCGTGCTCGACGAATATTCCGGCACCGAGGGGCTGGTGACGATCGAGGACCTGATCGAGGAGATCGTCGGCGAGATCGAGGACGAGCATGACGAGGCGCCGCAGGCGCTGCTCGTCCCGCTCGACGGCGGCGCGTGGGAAGCGGACGCGCGGGTCGAGCTGGAGGATATCGGCGAGGCGGTCGATCCCCGGCTTGGCGATGCCGAAAGCGACGTCGACACGATCGGCGGGCTAACCGCGGTGCTCGCGGGCCGTGTGCCGGAGCCGGGCGCCTGCATCCTCCACCCGAGCGGCTGGCGGATCGAGGTGGTCGACGCGGACGAGCGGCGCGTCAACCGCGTCCGCCTCCACCCGCCCCGCCCCGCGCCGGAGGATGCGCAGGGCTGA
- the ybeY gene encoding rRNA maturation RNase YbeY — translation MIQIELSREQPWPDRDWTALADVAVRAAVARTPNGELATVPALVEVSVRLTSDEEVHRLNRQYRGKDKPTNVLSFPMVQPDLIETVDQNTDDGELLLGDIVLAYGVCAREAAERDVTFDAHLTHLIVHGTLHLLGYDHLTDDEGDAMEAIERDALGDLGVADPYAIRED, via the coding sequence ATGATCCAGATCGAACTGAGCCGCGAGCAGCCCTGGCCCGACCGGGACTGGACGGCGCTGGCCGACGTGGCGGTGCGCGCGGCGGTTGCGCGGACGCCCAATGGTGAACTGGCCACCGTGCCCGCGCTGGTCGAGGTGAGCGTGCGCCTCACCTCGGATGAGGAGGTGCATCGGCTCAACCGCCAGTATCGCGGCAAGGACAAGCCCACCAACGTCCTGTCCTTCCCGATGGTGCAACCCGACCTGATCGAAACGGTCGATCAGAACACCGACGACGGCGAATTGCTGCTCGGCGATATCGTGCTGGCATACGGCGTGTGCGCGCGCGAGGCGGCGGAGCGCGACGTCACGTTCGACGCGCATCTCACGCATTTGATCGTGCACGGGACGCTGCATCTGCTAGGTTACGACCATCTGACCGACGACGAGGGCGATGCGATGGAAGCGATCGAACGCGACGCCCTTGGCGACCTCGGCGTCGCAGACCCATATGCCATCCGCGAGGACTGA
- a CDS encoding SgcJ/EcaC family oxidoreductase: MSDTGSAATVVQRFEDAWNAHDMRAFGALFHTDATFVNRFGTYWRGVEDIVAGHASIHATIYSDSTLANDAPDVDPLSDDAAILHFWSRLSAGPAHPAGPHQVDTLLVAVVTRREGEWRIQTAHNVTLVDPRTGIPHLRDAGTEIAHRDRI; encoded by the coding sequence TTGAGCGACACGGGATCAGCGGCCACGGTCGTCCAGCGCTTCGAGGACGCATGGAACGCGCACGACATGCGGGCTTTCGGGGCGCTGTTCCACACCGACGCGACCTTCGTGAACCGCTTCGGCACGTATTGGCGCGGGGTGGAGGATATCGTTGCGGGCCATGCGTCGATCCACGCGACCATCTACAGCGATTCGACACTGGCCAACGATGCGCCGGACGTCGATCCGCTATCCGACGATGCGGCGATCCTGCATTTCTGGTCGCGACTCTCCGCCGGCCCCGCGCATCCAGCCGGCCCGCATCAGGTCGATACATTACTCGTCGCGGTGGTGACGCGCCGCGAGGGAGAATGGCGCATCCAGACGGCGCATAACGTGACGCTGGTCGATCCGCGAACCGGCATACCGCATCTCCGGGACGCGGGAACCGAAATCGCGCATAGGGACCGGATATGA
- a CDS encoding PhoH family protein — translation MSRKPVPAHSGERSRVDVLFDKPQLLSRLFGQYDQNLVALENRLGVYITARGNRIGLEGTAEQVAMARDVLNDLYARIQRGEEVDAGLVDAAIAMAAEPTLDGIVSAERAPAPSVMIRTRKKTIVPRTPAQAHYMRELTTHDMIFALGPAGTGKTYIAVAQAVAQLITGSVQRLILSRPAVEAGERLGFLPGDMKEKVDPYLRPLYDALYDCLPAEQVERRIASGEIEIAPIAFMRGRTLADAFVILDEAQNTTPAQMKMFLTRFGQNSRMVICGDPNQTDLPAGIGASGLADATFRLEGIEGISMCRFTAADVVRHPIVGRIVEAYEGEA, via the coding sequence ATGAGCCGCAAGCCCGTCCCCGCCCATTCCGGCGAACGCAGCCGGGTGGACGTGCTGTTCGACAAGCCCCAGTTGCTTTCCCGGCTGTTCGGTCAATACGACCAGAACCTCGTGGCGCTGGAAAACAGGCTCGGCGTTTACATCACCGCGCGCGGCAATCGCATCGGGCTGGAAGGCACCGCCGAGCAGGTGGCGATGGCGCGCGACGTGCTCAACGACCTCTACGCCCGCATCCAGCGCGGCGAGGAGGTGGACGCCGGGCTGGTGGACGCCGCGATCGCGATGGCGGCGGAGCCGACGCTCGACGGCATCGTCTCGGCCGAGCGCGCGCCCGCCCCTTCGGTGATGATTCGCACGCGCAAGAAGACGATCGTCCCGCGCACCCCGGCGCAGGCGCATTACATGCGCGAGCTGACCACCCACGACATGATCTTCGCGCTCGGCCCGGCTGGCACGGGCAAGACCTATATCGCCGTGGCACAGGCGGTGGCGCAGCTCATCACCGGATCGGTGCAGCGGCTGATCCTGTCGCGTCCGGCGGTGGAGGCTGGCGAGCGGCTGGGCTTCCTGCCCGGCGACATGAAGGAGAAGGTCGATCCCTATCTCCGCCCGCTCTACGACGCGCTCTACGATTGCCTGCCCGCCGAGCAGGTGGAGCGCCGCATCGCCTCGGGCGAGATCGAGATCGCGCCGATCGCGTTCATGCGCGGGCGCACACTCGCCGACGCCTTCGTGATCCTCGACGAGGCGCAGAACACCACGCCGGCGCAGATGAAGATGTTCCTCACCCGCTTCGGCCAGAACAGCCGCATGGTGATCTGCGGCGATCCGAACCAGACCGACCTCCCCGCCGGCATCGGCGCGTCGGGGCTGGCCGACGCGACCTTCCGGCTGGAGGGGATCGAGGGCATTTCGATGTGCCGCTTCACCGCCGCGGACGTGGTGCGCCATCCGATCGTCGGGCGGATCGTCGAAGCCTATGAGGGCGAGGCTTGA
- the miaB gene encoding tRNA (N6-isopentenyl adenosine(37)-C2)-methylthiotransferase MiaB gives MGAAMSKTPPRTFHVKSFGCQMNVYDGERMAELMAAEGLTATVDAASADLVVLNTCHIREKATEKVYSDIGRLRKDDPAKMIAVAGCVAQAEGEEIVRRAKVDVVVGPQAYHNLPKLVADAAKGEAALDTDMPVLSKFDALPARRKVGPTAFLTVQEGCDKFCTYCVVPYTRGAETSRPFGEIVDEAKALVDAGAREMTLLGQNVNAWSDDDGRGLHDLIRALDRIAGLARIRYTTSHPNDMTQELIDAHRDVEKLMPFLHLPVQAGSDRVLRAMNRSHTRDSYLRVLDRVRAARPDIALSGDFIVGFPGETEAEFAETLSLIDEVRHAQAFSFKYSPRPGTPAATMDGQIAPEVMDERLQRLQEALNRDQLAFNKASVGRRCAVLIERRGKLPGQMLGKSPWLQSVHLQTDAPIGSIVEVELLSAGPNSLTAREIPSPPVSVAAA, from the coding sequence ATAGGCGCCGCGATGAGCAAGACCCCGCCCCGGACATTCCACGTCAAGTCGTTCGGCTGCCAGATGAACGTCTATGACGGCGAGCGCATGGCCGAGCTGATGGCCGCCGAAGGGCTGACCGCGACCGTCGATGCCGCCAGCGCCGATCTGGTGGTGCTCAACACCTGCCATATCCGCGAGAAGGCGACCGAAAAGGTCTATTCCGACATCGGCCGGCTGCGGAAGGACGACCCCGCCAAGATGATCGCCGTCGCCGGCTGCGTCGCGCAGGCCGAGGGTGAGGAGATCGTGCGCCGCGCGAAGGTGGATGTGGTGGTGGGTCCGCAGGCCTATCACAACCTGCCGAAGCTGGTGGCGGACGCGGCGAAGGGCGAGGCGGCGCTCGATACAGACATGCCGGTGCTCTCCAAGTTCGACGCGCTGCCAGCGCGGCGCAAGGTGGGGCCGACCGCCTTCCTGACGGTGCAGGAAGGCTGCGACAAATTCTGCACCTATTGCGTCGTCCCCTATACGCGCGGCGCGGAGACGAGCCGGCCGTTCGGCGAGATCGTCGACGAGGCGAAGGCGCTGGTCGATGCCGGCGCGCGCGAGATGACCTTGCTGGGGCAGAACGTCAACGCGTGGAGCGACGACGACGGGCGCGGGCTGCACGACCTGATCCGCGCGCTCGACCGGATCGCCGGGCTGGCGCGCATCCGCTACACCACCAGCCACCCCAACGACATGACGCAGGAGCTGATCGACGCGCATCGCGATGTCGAGAAGCTGATGCCGTTCCTTCACCTGCCAGTGCAGGCCGGCAGCGACCGTGTGCTCAGGGCGATGAACCGCAGCCACACGCGCGACAGCTATCTGCGCGTGCTCGATCGCGTCCGCGCCGCGCGGCCCGATATCGCGCTGTCGGGCGATTTCATCGTCGGCTTCCCCGGCGAGACGGAGGCGGAATTTGCGGAGACGCTGAGCCTGATCGACGAGGTGCGACATGCGCAGGCGTTCAGCTTCAAATACAGCCCCCGCCCCGGCACGCCCGCCGCGACGATGGACGGCCAAATCGCGCCGGAGGTGATGGACGAGCGGCTCCAGCGGCTTCAGGAAGCGCTCAACCGGGATCAGCTCGCCTTCAACAAGGCATCGGTCGGGCGGCGCTGCGCCGTGCTGATCGAGCGGCGCGGCAAATTGCCGGGCCAGATGCTCGGCAAATCGCCGTGGCTGCAATCGGTGCATCTCCAAACCGACGCGCCGATCGGCTCGATCGTCGAGGTCGAGTTGCTCAGCGCCGGCCCCAATTCGCTCACCGCGCGGGAAATCCCGTCTCCGCCGGTCTCGGTCGCCGCCGCGTGA
- a CDS encoding lysophospholipid acyltransferase family protein, with protein MPLHLLWRLLRLPSPWPKWFLGSMGRIIGARRRVIGTPLKRDVVFLANHLSWMDIPILAGANGSAFVAKAEVRGLPVVGWLCTLNRTIFVRREDRLGIAGQINQLREALAETWAITIFPEGTTGDGAELLPFKAALLAVLDPPPPGVLVQPVRVDYGAATRELAWVGDEPGQDHARRVMRRPGHFTATLHFCDPFDPRDFPGRKAVAAEARARIAAAGGDPPPTPV; from the coding sequence GTGCCGCTGCATCTGCTGTGGCGGCTGCTCCGCCTCCCCTCTCCCTGGCCGAAATGGTTCCTCGGCTCGATGGGCCGGATCATCGGCGCGCGGCGACGGGTGATCGGCACGCCGCTCAAACGCGACGTGGTGTTCCTCGCCAACCATCTGAGCTGGATGGACATCCCTATTCTCGCCGGCGCCAACGGCAGCGCCTTCGTCGCCAAGGCGGAGGTGCGCGGGTTGCCGGTGGTCGGCTGGCTCTGCACGCTCAACCGCACCATATTCGTCCGCCGCGAGGACCGGCTGGGCATCGCCGGGCAAATCAACCAGCTCCGCGAGGCGCTGGCGGAGACATGGGCGATCACCATCTTCCCGGAAGGCACCACCGGTGACGGTGCGGAACTGCTGCCGTTCAAGGCGGCGCTGCTCGCGGTGCTCGATCCGCCGCCGCCCGGCGTGCTGGTCCAGCCGGTGCGGGTCGATTACGGCGCGGCGACGCGCGAACTGGCGTGGGTCGGCGACGAGCCGGGACAGGATCATGCGCGGCGGGTGATGCGCCGGCCGGGCCATTTCACCGCGACGCTCCACTTCTGCGACCCGTTCGACCCGCGCGACTTCCCCGGCCGAAAGGCGGTTGCGGCGGAGGCGCGCGCGCGGATCGCGGCGGCGGGTGGCGATCCGCCACCCACGCCTGTATAG
- a CDS encoding Fur family transcriptional regulator codes for MPLKIDLEALCHEKGLRITEQRRVIARVLSEAVDHPDVEKVYARASAIDPGISIATVYRTVRLFEEAGILDRHDFGDGRARYEPSPEAHHDHLIDVETGKVIEFVDPELEQLQKQIAEKLGYRLVDHRMELYGVSLSRED; via the coding sequence ATGCCCCTGAAGATCGATCTTGAAGCCCTGTGTCACGAAAAGGGACTGCGCATCACCGAGCAGCGGCGCGTCATCGCGCGCGTGCTGTCCGAGGCGGTGGATCATCCGGACGTCGAGAAGGTCTATGCGCGCGCGTCCGCGATCGACCCCGGCATCTCGATCGCCACGGTCTATCGCACGGTGCGGCTGTTCGAGGAGGCGGGAATCCTCGATCGTCACGATTTCGGTGACGGCCGCGCGCGCTACGAACCGTCTCCCGAGGCACATCACGACCATCTGATCGACGTGGAAACCGGCAAGGTGATCGAGTTCGTCGATCCCGAGCTTGAGCAGCTTCAGAAGCAGATCGCGGAAAAACTGGGCTATCGGCTGGTCGATCACCGCATGGAGCTTTACGGCGTCAGTCTGAGCCGCGAGGACTGA
- the sppA gene encoding signal peptide peptidase SppA — protein MSLVRGAWKLLVGIKDALVLVAMLLFFGLLFAALNSRPSASAVKDGALLLNLNGSIVEQPEEVAPLAMLSGKQGAMRQYRLRDVVRAIDDARDDARVKAIVLDLDHFGGAYPAALGEVADALVRARTAGKHVLAFATGYTDGGYRLASAASEVWMDPMGGTIFAGPGGSQLYYKGLIDKLGVNAHVYRVGKYKSFVEPYTRTGQSPEAKEAATVLQNGLFDQWKEAIARVRPKAKIAEWLTAPDKVVETAHGDIAQANLADGIVDKLGDRVAFGRRVAELAGGDSSKPAGWFRTIDYDAWLDAHPLPKSGDVGIVTVAGDIVDGKAGPGTAGGDTIAKFIYDGLAKKKLKALVLRVDSPGGSVTASERIRLALLEAKKQGLPVVVSMGGVAASGGFWVSTPGDVIFAEPSTITGSIGIFGIIPTFENTLAKIGVTTDGVKTTPLSGQPDMMGGTNPVTDAVFQSAIDHGYAQFLARVSQSRRMPVDKVNEIAQGRVWIGGTARQLGLIDRFGTLKDAVAEAAKRAKLDPATVQVTYLEKKPGWAAELARQFNRDNDDDSAAPADAFARVAWERRALVARAIGDVKRLVTGGGVQAACIECGGFGPDAGAPSDARLLDVLLARIGL, from the coding sequence ATGAGCCTCGTGCGCGGTGCGTGGAAACTGCTGGTGGGCATCAAGGACGCGCTGGTGCTCGTCGCGATGCTGCTGTTCTTTGGCCTGTTGTTCGCGGCGCTCAACAGCCGCCCGTCGGCCTCGGCGGTGAAGGACGGGGCCTTGCTGCTCAACCTCAACGGGTCGATCGTCGAACAGCCGGAGGAAGTCGCGCCTCTCGCGATGCTGAGCGGCAAGCAGGGCGCGATGCGCCAATATCGCCTGCGCGACGTGGTGCGCGCGATCGACGACGCGAGGGACGATGCGCGCGTCAAGGCGATCGTGCTCGATCTCGATCATTTCGGCGGCGCCTATCCGGCCGCGCTCGGCGAGGTGGCTGACGCGCTGGTCCGTGCGCGCACCGCCGGCAAGCACGTCCTCGCCTTCGCGACCGGCTATACCGACGGCGGCTACCGCCTCGCCTCCGCCGCGAGCGAGGTGTGGATGGACCCGATGGGCGGCACGATCTTCGCGGGGCCGGGCGGCAGCCAGCTCTATTACAAGGGGCTGATCGACAAGCTGGGCGTCAACGCGCACGTCTATCGCGTCGGCAAGTACAAATCGTTCGTCGAGCCTTATACCCGCACCGGGCAAAGCCCGGAGGCGAAGGAAGCCGCCACCGTCCTCCAGAATGGCCTGTTCGACCAATGGAAGGAAGCGATCGCCCGCGTCCGCCCCAAGGCGAAGATCGCCGAATGGCTCACCGCACCGGACAAGGTGGTGGAGACGGCGCACGGTGATATCGCGCAGGCCAATCTGGCCGACGGCATCGTCGACAAGCTCGGGGATCGCGTGGCCTTCGGCCGTCGTGTCGCCGAACTCGCGGGGGGCGACAGCAGCAAGCCGGCCGGCTGGTTCAGGACGATCGACTATGACGCCTGGCTGGACGCCCATCCACTGCCCAAGAGCGGCGATGTCGGGATCGTCACCGTCGCCGGCGATATCGTCGACGGCAAGGCTGGCCCCGGCACCGCCGGCGGCGATACCATCGCGAAGTTCATCTACGACGGCCTTGCGAAGAAGAAGCTGAAGGCGCTCGTCCTGCGTGTCGATTCGCCGGGCGGATCGGTCACCGCGTCCGAACGCATCCGGCTCGCGCTGCTGGAGGCGAAGAAGCAGGGCCTGCCGGTGGTCGTCTCGATGGGCGGCGTCGCTGCGTCGGGCGGCTTCTGGGTATCGACGCCGGGCGACGTGATCTTCGCGGAACCTTCGACCATCACTGGATCGATCGGCATCTTCGGCATCATCCCCACCTTCGAGAACACGCTGGCGAAGATCGGCGTGACCACCGATGGCGTGAAGACCACGCCGCTTTCCGGCCAGCCCGACATGATGGGCGGCACCAATCCGGTGACCGACGCGGTGTTCCAGTCCGCGATCGACCACGGCTATGCACAGTTCCTCGCCCGCGTCTCGCAATCGCGCCGGATGCCGGTCGACAAGGTGAACGAGATCGCGCAGGGCCGCGTGTGGATCGGCGGCACCGCGCGGCAACTCGGGCTGATCGACCGCTTCGGCACGCTCAAGGACGCGGTGGCCGAGGCGGCGAAGCGCGCGAAGCTCGATCCGGCGACGGTGCAGGTCACCTATCTCGAGAAGAAGCCGGGCTGGGCGGCCGAGCTGGCGCGCCAGTTCAACCGTGACAATGACGACGACAGCGCCGCGCCGGCCGACGCCTTCGCCCGCGTGGCGTGGGAGCGTCGCGCGCTGGTGGCGCGTGCGATCGGCGACGTGAAGCGACTGGTGACCGGCGGCGGCGTGCAGGCGGCGTGCATCGAATGCGGCGGGTTCGGCCCGGATGCCGGCGCGCCATCCGATGCGCGGCTGCTCGACGTGCTGCTGGCGCGGATCGGCCTGTAA
- a CDS encoding glutathione S-transferase family protein, whose amino-acid sequence MIELWHCADARSFRALWTLEEMGLPYRLHLLPFPPRIRQPDYLERNPLGTIPLLIDGETRMTESAAIIEYLAVRHGPTPIAVTADEADYGAWLNWLHFGEATLTFPQTLVLRYRRMEPPERRLPQAADDYAQWYRSRLRAVDRALGDGREWLVAERFTGADISVGYALLLARGLGLDADLQPAIAAYWERLSARPGFLRAREAQGAQASVLPEPYTSR is encoded by the coding sequence ATGATCGAATTGTGGCATTGCGCCGACGCACGCTCCTTCCGCGCATTGTGGACGCTGGAGGAGATGGGCCTCCCCTATCGCCTTCACCTTCTCCCCTTCCCGCCGCGCATCCGCCAGCCCGACTATCTCGAACGCAATCCGCTCGGCACCATTCCCTTGCTGATCGACGGCGAGACGCGGATGACCGAATCCGCCGCGATCATCGAATATCTCGCCGTCCGCCACGGGCCGACCCCGATCGCTGTCACGGCGGACGAGGCGGATTATGGCGCGTGGCTCAACTGGCTGCATTTCGGCGAGGCGACGCTGACCTTCCCGCAGACGCTGGTGCTCCGCTATCGCAGGATGGAGCCGCCGGAGCGCCGGTTGCCGCAGGCGGCGGACGATTACGCACAATGGTATCGCTCCCGCCTGCGCGCAGTGGATCGGGCGCTTGGCGACGGTCGCGAGTGGCTGGTGGCGGAGCGGTTCACCGGCGCGGATATCTCGGTCGGCTATGCCCTGCTGCTCGCGCGCGGTCTGGGGCTGGATGCCGACCTGCAGCCGGCGATCGCCGCCTATTGGGAACGCCTGTCGGCGCGTCCCGGTTTTCTTCGGGCGCGGGAGGCGCAGGGCGCGCAGGCAAGCGTATTGCCCGAGCCATACACTTCGCGCTAA
- a CDS encoding (2Fe-2S)-binding protein has protein sequence MPKLTVNNEAIEYRMDPRTPLLWALRDASNLTGTKYGCGTGSCGACIVDVDGKAVKSCRFTLEQAEGTFVTTIEGLSRERSHPVQLALIDANVPQCGYCIPGITMAAAVLIKRERAPSEEAIAAAIDNICRCGIYPRLIDAIQRAARAMHGDERLPAGPRTGIDPREAARSVPALDPDHAAGR, from the coding sequence GTGCCCAAGCTGACGGTGAACAACGAGGCGATCGAATATCGCATGGACCCGCGGACGCCCCTGTTGTGGGCGCTGCGGGACGCATCGAACCTGACCGGCACGAAATACGGCTGCGGCACGGGAAGCTGCGGCGCCTGCATCGTCGATGTCGACGGCAAGGCGGTGAAATCCTGCCGCTTTACGCTGGAGCAGGCCGAGGGCACGTTCGTCACGACGATCGAGGGGCTGTCGCGCGAGCGCAGCCATCCGGTGCAGCTCGCGCTGATCGACGCCAACGTCCCGCAGTGCGGCTATTGCATTCCCGGCATCACGATGGCCGCCGCCGTACTCATCAAGCGCGAACGCGCGCCGAGCGAAGAGGCGATCGCGGCGGCGATCGACAATATCTGCCGCTGCGGCATCTATCCCCGGCTGATCGACGCGATCCAGCGCGCGGCGCGGGCGATGCACGGCGACGAGCGGCTGCCCGCCGGCCCGCGCACCGGCATCGATCCGCGAGAGGCCGCGCGTTCCGTTCCCGCGCTCGATCCCGATCACGCGGCGGGCCGATGA